A portion of the Cryptomeria japonica chromosome 5, Sugi_1.0, whole genome shotgun sequence genome contains these proteins:
- the LOC131049206 gene encoding 7-deoxyloganetin glucosyltransferase-like, with protein MMQFAKILSARGFHITFINTEYMQEKMLKSGSIKSSFETIPDGLPLQHKRTSQIEELCESITNNCPLYFEKLIDKLKDTADVPPLTCIVYDALMTWAQKSAKRLGIPGVSFWTASACGFYIYFSMPLLREKGYIPLKDKSYLTNGYLEEEEISFIPGMPLLHTKDVPSFCYDATNYLFEFLETQCQAALLADFMVINTFDELDRTIIETLQAKLPVYSIGPLLLSTAEETNGLSNMISVSIFTEETSCVKWLDDQGAHSVIYVCFGSMAVISEKELVEFAWGLEASKQPFLWAIRPDLIHGASAVLPVEFVDKVKGRGFFVSWAPQIQVLSHPSVGGFLTHSGWNSTIESICAVVPMISLPFCAEQQINRTFVCQVWKIGVSMNADVKRGEVQEMVRRLMKGEEGEEMRRKAGELRDASIKAVKKGGSSYNNLEKILAKMGGSNKI; from the exons ATGATGCAGTTTGCCAAAATTTTGTCTGCCAGAGGCTTCCACATCACTTTTATTAATACTGAATATATGCAAGAGAAAATGTTGAAATCTGGATCGATTAAGTCCAGCTTTGAAACTATTCCAGATGGGCTGCCCCTGCAGCACAAACGAACCAGCCAAATTGAAGAGCTTTGTGAATCCATCACAAATAATTGTCCCCTGTACTTTGAAAAGCTGATAGATAAGTTAAAGGATACAGCAGATGTCCCTCCCTTGACCTGCATTGTTTATGATGCACTTATGACTTGGGCTCAAAAATCAGCCAAAAGATTGGGAATTCCTGGAGTGTCCTTCTGGACAGCTAGTGCTTGTGGCTTCTACATTTACTTTTCAATGCCTCTTCTTAGGGAGAAGGGATATATCCCTCTCAAAG ATAAAAGTTATCTGACAAATGGGTAtctggaagaagaagagatcagcTTCATTCCTGGGATGCCCTTATTGCACACGAAAGATGTGCCCAGTTTCTGCTATGATGCTACCAACTACTTGTTTGAGTTCTTAGAAACCCAATGCCAGGCTGCTCTGTTAGCTGATTTTATGGTTATTAATACATTTGATGAGCTAGACAGGACAATAATAGAGACACTTCAGGCCAAGCTTCCTGTGTACAGCATAGGTCCCCTGTTACTTTCCACAGCAGAGGAAACGAATGGATTATCCAATATGATTTCTGTGAGTATATTTACTGAAGAAACAAGCTGTGTGAAATGGCTGGATGATCAGGGTGCCCATTCGGTTATTTATGTGTGCTTTGGAAGCATGGCAGTAATCTCTGAAAAAGAGCTTGTGGAGTTTGCATGGGGTTTAGAGGCGAGCAAGCAGCCTTTTCTGTGGGCTATTCGTCCAGACCTCATTCATGGAGCTTCTGCTGTGCTGCCTGTGGAATTTGTGGACAAAGTGAAGGGAAGAGGTTTCTTTGTGAGCTGGGCGCCTCAAATACAAGTGCTCTCCCATCCTTCTGTGGGAGGTTTTTTAACTCACAGTGGTTGGAACTCTACGATAGAAAGCATCTGTGCAGTTGTGCCCATGATTTCATTGCCCTTCTGTGCAGAGCAACAGATTAATAGGACTTTTGTGTGCCAGGTTTGGAAAATTGGGGTTTCAATGAATGCTGATGTGAAAAGAGGAGAAGTGCAAGAAATGGTGAGAAGATTGATGAAAGGGGAGGAAGGGGAAGAAATGAGGAGGAAGGCTGGTGAGTTGAGAGATGCTTCCATTAAAGCAGTCAAAAAAGGAGGATCTTCTTACAATAATTTGGAGAAGATTTTAGCAAAGATGGGAGGAAGCAATAAGATTTGA